A single Glycine soja cultivar W05 chromosome 14, ASM419377v2, whole genome shotgun sequence DNA region contains:
- the LOC114384015 gene encoding uncharacterized protein LOC114384015, protein MDQQNWAAKLLGYRFDIEYKLGLENKGTDALSHMYEEVEFHKIIHYPNWEGLKAILDEVHQDAKLLTIIEDLKQGKEYESGFSYKQGALFYEGRLVLSSTSTWIPQMLEEFHETP, encoded by the coding sequence ATGGACCAACAAAATTGGGCTGCTAAGTTACTGGGATATCGATTTGATATCGAATATAAATTAGGGCTTGAGAATAAGGGCACAGATGCTTTATCACACATGTATGAGGAGGTTGAATTCCATAAAATTATCCATTATCCTAATTGGGAGGGCCTCAAGGCAATACTGGACGAGGTTCATCAAGATGCCAAATTGCTAACCATTATTGAAGACTTGAAGCAAGGGAAGGAGTATGAATCAGGGTTTTCCTACAAACAAGGTGCATTGTTTTATGAGGGTAGACTCGTGTTGTCTTCTACTTCTACTTGGATACCCCAAATGCTTGAGGAATTCCATGAAACACCCTAA